The genomic segment ACTGAAACCTGAGCCTTTATATTGCTGAGGAAATAGAAATCAAAGGAGTATAGTTAAAACGTCAGAATTCAACGAAGAAAATTTTGCTGTATACTCCCTCCGACCACCCTCCCATCCCACGGGTCACTAAACAATATAAACTCTTCCATGCCTCCGTGTCTAGTCCAAAAATCATTTTCCTACGCTCGGAGAGCAATTTTTTTCAATTACAGGGTCCATGTTCCAATGATCAAGATTGAGTATGGGCAGGCCCCGACACGATGACTTGATAACGGCAAATTGTCCAACGAGATAGGGCTAAAAGACTTAGGCCTTTAGCTCCATACGGGGTGGGATAGGACGGTCGAGACAGTTACGGTTTATAAAGACGCTTCCGGGTCACGAGCCCAGTCGCGCTCCCGGACCGATGTGATGTCGCCGGGCAAATTCTCCGGCCCCAAGCTCCTCCTCGCCGTCCAACTGGAGGGAAATCACCTGCAAGGCACCCTCACCCGAAGCAACCACAATCGCTTCGTCTGAGTCTACCCCGATAACCTCTCCAGGGTGTTGCCCTTGAACTTCATCCTGCAGGTCGCAAACTTCGCCCCACCAGACGAAGAGCTTCCGTCCATTGTGGAACGTAAAAGCTCCAGGATAAGGATGTGTTACGGCCCGGATGAGATTGTAGATCGCGCGGGCAGGCTGAACCCAGTCAATCTTTCCATCCGCAGGTGTCCTTCGACCAAAGTAGCTCGATAGGGAATGATCCTGTGGGATACGGGGTGCCCGGCCCGATTTTTTGAGGGGCCAAGTTTCACGAAAGAGCTCACGTGAAGCTTCCGTCATTTTATGGTGTAGGGAAATGGCGGTGTCCGTATCGCTAATGGTAACAACCCGTTGGGAGATAATCTCGCCTCGATCCGCCTTTGCCTCCATATAATGAAGGGTCGCCCCCGTTTCGGTCTCCCCGTTGACCAAAACCCAATTGACCGGCGCTCGTCCCCGGTACTTGGGAAGGAGCGAGCCGTGGAGGTTGATGCAACCACGGGGGGGGATGGCCAAGATATCGGGGGAGACGATCTGGCGGAAAGCCAAGGAAAAAAGGATGTCCGGCTGGAGGGCCATCAAGCTACTCACAAAGATCGGCTTGTTGACGTCGTTCGGGGTATGGACCGGAATAGAATGAGTCCGGGCCAGCTCAGCGACGGACCGGTACCAACCGTTCTCGTTGGGATCGTCGTGGTGCGTCACCACAGCGACAACCTCCTCACCTGCCTTAATGAGCTCCTCAAGACAGACGTAGCCCACCTCATGATAACCCAAAACAACCACCCTCCTAGCTGTGCTCCTCTCTCTCATCCTCACCTCATTGTAAGCGATTATTCATTAAAATGGCCTATAGCGTGCCTTCCTTGATGTGACCGAGTTTCCAGAAGAACCTGAATTTGGTGTTGATTAGAATTCAGCCGTAAGGATTCCTGCCAACAGGAACGTGCCTCCTCGGATCTGCCTGCTTCCTGGAGCCACGCACCTAGCTCGTTTAAGGCCGGCACCTGGAATCGGCCGAACAGAGGATTGAGCTCGAGGCTTTCCACGAGCCGGGCAATGGCGTCTGGCGTATTGCCGAGGAAACGGTATAGGCGGGCCAGATTAAACTGGGCCTCGGAGTGGAAGGGCTCCAACCCCATGGCCCGGCGGAGGACACCGACGGCGTCGCCAAAACGCCCTCTGGCGCAGTAGACATTGGCGAGGCCGCTTAACACGTAGCCGTCATCGCCGAAGATGGCCAGAGCCTCCAGGACGTATCGTTCGACCTCGTCCCAATC from the Nitrospinota bacterium genome contains:
- a CDS encoding formyltransferase, producing MRERSTARRVVVLGYHEVGYVCLEELIKAGEEVVAVVTHHDDPNENGWYRSVAELARTHSIPVHTPNDVNKPIFVSSLMALQPDILFSLAFRQIVSPDILAIPPRGCINLHGSLLPKYRGRAPVNWVLVNGETETGATLHYMEAKADRGEIISQRVVTISDTDTAISLHHKMTEASRELFRETWPLKKSGRAPRIPQDHSLSSYFGRRTPADGKIDWVQPARAIYNLIRAVTHPYPGAFTFHNGRKLFVWWGEVCDLQDEVQGQHPGEVIGVDSDEAIVVASGEGALQVISLQLDGEEELGAGEFARRHHIGPGARLGS
- a CDS encoding tetratricopeptide repeat protein, translated to MINAQGVAASLEGDLSMALESFERALALRPSFALARCNLATAHMGERGGVISAEEARRQTEEALRALAEEGLSDSDLEGPYLPIAYDRFCLEISKAYIDHPSGPERRQALTACLNYQMSKYMALLATERSDWDEVERYVLEALAIFGDDGYVLSGLANVYCARGRFGDAVGVLRRAMGLEPFHSEAQFNLARLYRFLGNTPDAIARLVESLELNPLFGRFQVPALNELGAWLQEAGRSEEARSCWQESLRLNSNQHQIQVLLETRSHQGRHAIGHFNE